The nucleotide sequence AGACATTTTTTTTTGGGGGGGGACGACTGGCTGTTGCGTGAAGACGGGAAACAAAGGAGCCGGATGCTGTTTTTGCAACAATTCCAATTCTGGGATCAATCGAGTCCGACCCCATTGACCTTCAGGAAGGAAGGAGAGTGCGCTACGTCGGTGCCGGAGTGCGAAATCCAGAACCTGCCATAGGTCGAATTTCCCGTTTTATCCTTTCTTCCGAAGCATCTTCGGCCATATCCAGCTCAAAGTCCATCTGGAGACCAAGCCAGAACTGGGGAGACATATCAAAGTATCTGGCCAGCCGCAGGGCCGTATCAGCACTGACCCCTCTTCTGCCCAAAACAATTTCATTAATTCTTCTGGCCGGGACATGAAGTGCCAAGGCCAATTTATTCTGGCTCAGGCCCAGCGGTTTCAAGAATTCCTCCTGGAGCACCTCACCCGGATGCAGGGGTGCTATTTTCTTTGTTCCCATCATTACCCCCTGTGATAATCTACAATTTCCACATCAAACGCATCTTCGTTTTTCCATGTGAAGCAGATTCTCCACTGATCATTGATGCGAATTGAGTATTGACCTGCCCGTTCCCCTTTCAGTTTTTCGAGATGATTTGCAGGCGGAATGCGCAGGTCATTAATATGTTGCGACCTGTTTATCATGCGCAGTTTTCTGAAGGCGGATCTTTGGATATCATTCGGTATCTTTTTAGAATGCGACCGCTTGAAGATCTTTTCCGTTGCGCTGTTTTTGAATGATCGAATCATACACTGTATGTTACAACGGGTAACGTTTAACGTCAATGGTTAAAGGGTTGGTGCGAATTTAACAGCGGTGGGTGGCCGGGCTAAACCGTGGGAGCTTGTACAAGGCTTTTGCCGGAGATGGTAATCCGAGATTTTCCACGGTCAGCAGGGGCAGCGTGAAAACGGGAAACAAAGGAGTTGGCCGCTATTTTTGCTACAATTCAGCTACCTCAATGGTGCATTCCTTGGCAGTCCTGATCAATTTTTTATCCAAGGTCAAAAGAACAGCATTATTTCTTCGAGCTGCGATTAAGTACATAATGTCATACACACTGTGACCCACCAAGGTACATGACAGCTTGAAAGCCTCTCGAAAAAAGTCATGTTCATCAATAAAATCATCAGGAAGAGCAATAGCTTGTTCAAGGCCTCGCTCACAGTCCTGCAAAGAAAGGTCTGTCAACCGCTGATATTTCCAAAAAACATTCGTGACTTCCGAAACAAACAGAGTCGGCGCGACCACCCAGTCCGCCTCACTCAGATACCTACTCAACTGCCCTGCCATAGGGCGTTGCAGAACAACTTCCACTGCCGCACTTGCATCAAGGACAGCGATCATCGCTCACGATCCTCCCTGACAAGTTGAACAGGATCCACAGATGCCATTTTTTTGCCTACAAAGCATGTTTGCTCAGCAATTGTCTGAAGCAATTTTCTCCTGCGATCTTTATGGGAAACAGCGGTCTCCATACCTCTTGCCAAGGTAACGACAGCCTCCTGGGCAAGACTGCGATGTTCCGCTTTCGCCCTTTTTTGCAAACGATGATAAATATTAACCGGCAACTCTCTCACTTGTAAAGATGGCATGGCACTTCTCCCTAAAGATGTATTTTCAACCTGTTATTTAAACCTCTTTTGAGAATAATGCATTTTTCATCATTACGCAAGCAGCTGTGCCTTTTATTCTAATGGAGTCTGGGTCTGTGCGAACTTTCGGGGGATGCACAATTGGATCTGTTTAAAGACCGGCGGGTTTTGATCCGAACTCGGTGCTGAAAAAAAGCACTAAGGTGGCGAGAAAGGCCGGGTTGAATCGTGAGAGCCTGTACAAGGCTCTTGCCGGAGAGGGTAATCCGAGATTTTCCACGGTCAGCAGGGGTATCAAGGGCTTGGGGTGCCGACTGGCTGTGGTGTGAAGACGGGAAAGAAAGGAGCCGGATGCTCTTTTTGCAACAATTACAATTGTGAGATCAATCGAGTCCGACCCCATTGATCAAGCAGATCCTCCACTGATCATTGATGCGGAATGACCTCCAACATGGAACCGTCCGAAAGGCGATAGATATAAAAATCACTATCAATGGTAAAAATATGTTTTATTTTAGCATATTCTGCCAAGGCGACCAAGGATGAATCAGCCAGATCCATCGGCGTATCCTGATATCTTTTCATCAACTTATGCATTGTCTTGGTCTCTGAAAGGGTCGGCTCATGAAGTTCCAGCTTCATCTCCTCTACTAACTTCCAAAGAACAGCCTGATAACGATAGCCGCCGACCGCTCCGAGAAGATGCATGGCCTCGGTAAAGCACGGCCATGTTGTCAGCATGGGTTCAGCAGGCAAGGTCTTCACGGTATCAACACAACGTCTATGATGATTGTCCCTTTTATCAAGCAGCGCAATAAGCGGCCCGGTATCGGTCAATATCATATTTTTCCCTGTCGACGTTTTGCCGCAAGGATATCAGCAAATCTTTTTCCGGTATTTGCGGACATCTGCGCACCACCCGGAACAACTTCTCCGCTGTCGATGGTGCCGATATCTCCTTGCAACATATCAGCCAAACTGTTCATCCCGGAATCTTCCTGTTTTTTTCTCTCTTTTTGAAAGAAACATTCCCGAAGTGTTTTCAGGACAATTGACTCGACAGTCGCTCCCTGTTTCCTGGCCACCCGAATTAATACCTGCTCAATTTCCGGCGTTAAAGTTATATTCACAAAAAATCCTCGCTATATTTGGCACTGTTATTTTTTGCAGCAGGGTGATGGCCTGACCGCATACCACCCAACAGTTTGTTCTCTGCTGTTATGCTGCCATATTTATCTGTATGATGCAAGGTCGTTTCTGTTCAGGAGGAGGCCGGGCAGAATAGTGAAAGCCTGTACAAGGCTCTTGCCGGAGAGGGTAATCCGCGATTTTCCACGGTCAGCAGGGTCATCAAGGCATTGGGGTGCCGACTGGCTGTTGCGTGAAAACGGTAAGCAAAGGAGCCGGATGCTGTTTTTGCAGCAATTCCGGGGTCAATCAAGTCCGCCTCCATTGATCTTACTCCGCCCCCTATTATTTCAGGGTGAATGCAGTAGCGGCTGAGGCAAAGAAGAAAAATCTTGACGGATACCCTGATTGCAGCTAGCCTGTCTAGGTAGAAGGTGTTAGAAAAATAACTGCAAGGAGAACAATATATGATAAGAAGAACAACTTGGGCACTTCAGGATGCCAAAAACAAATTCAGTCGAGTGGTTAATGAAGCACTCACGCACGGGCCGCAATATGTCAAGCGGCGAGGTGTTGATACCGTCGTTGTCCTGTCGGTCCGTGACTATGAGAAATTGACCTCGCAGAAACCATCGTTTACCGACTTTCTGTTGAGCATTCCAAAAATCGACAATTATACCGATCCGTTTGAGAGGCAGCATGAATATCCGAGGGAACTTGATTTATGAACTATCTGCTGGACACATGCGTGATCTCCGAGCTGGTCAAACCTCGACCAAATACAGCGGTGACTGACTGGCTTGCCCGGACTCCTGCGGACCGCCTGTTCCTGAGTTCCCTCACAATAGGAGAGTTGAAACGAGGTATTACGCGGCTACCTGAGTCAAAAAAGAAAAGCCACCTGATGATGTGGCTTGAGACGCTGCTGGCAGATTACGGTGACCGGATTCTTCCTGTTGATCGTGCTGTGGCTGAAGCATGGGGGATTATGCAAGCGCGGGCGGAGGATTCAGGACAGAGGATGTCGATTATTGACGGGTACATCGCCGCCACGGCATCAGCGTATCAGATGACTGTCGTGACACGAAATGAAGGGGATTTTTCCCCGAGTCATCAGGCAATACTGAATCCTTGGAAAATGCTTTGAAGCTGCTTGGAAGCTCTGTTGATGGCTGTTCTCACTCTGGATAAACATTTTCGGCATCTTCCGGTTGGATGCGTGAAGTTCAGGTGAGAAGGTAATCCTGCTGGAGTCCCCGGTCGAATAAAAACGAAAACGTGGTCTGTCCCCTATTTACTTCTACAGGGATGGTAAATATCCCTGTAGCAATCAGGCAGAAAAGGCCCATCGCCAGGGAACCAATTAATATAACTGGGAAATCTTCGAGGAGGAACCATAAGCCTTCCTTGAAAACCCCTATTGTAACCGCCATGAACATTAATGAGAAGGAATGAACAAAGTGCATCGCAACACCGACAATACATCCTGCCCATACAGTTCGGCGTGCCCGATTTTCATCTCTCCCGGCAACCAGTCTGCCCCATGTTAAATATCCTGTAATAAAAGCGGATATTCCATAAGATAAAGGCCACCCACCGTTGTATCCACCTAAGAAGATAAACATAAGTGATATTGTTAGCAGGAAGCAAACAAGAGCAAATAGACCTGCTTCCTTCCAGTGTTCTCTCGTTACCATATGCGAATACTGTGTCTATTTATAGCAACTTACCGATGCAGCTATATTTTACTCTTCTCAATAGAGACATGATCAAAGAGTCAGCAGATTAACCGGGGTCTCGGCATAGTTATAGGTAGTGAAGATGGTACCGGACTGGCTACGCTCGGTGACCTCCGCCTTTCGCCGCGTCAGGAGGTGAAGCGTCCTGTTTTTCCGGGCAACAAAGGAGCCGGATGCTGTTTTTGCAACAATACCAATTATGGGATCAATCGACTCCGACCCCATTGATTTCTTACCAAGGAAACCATTTAGTTCCAAGAGGTGGTAGGTTACATTTATCATAGCTTTGAACTAAAAAATACCAGTTTACAAGAATTACATATATAGCAAGAATTCCTTTTGTAAAAAGCATACTATGAATAAAAAAAGATATTTTTAGTGTTAGAGATCCAAAATGCCATTTTCTCGGGCATTGAGAAAGACAATTTTTTACACACCCACTAATACACCCCCCTTCATTATCCATTAATCGAAGTTGATTACCAGCATAAAGAAACAATATCCATGATATAATACTGCTTATGACCAAAGCTAATTGCCAACGAGGAATTATTTCAGGAGCAACGATAAGTTCAATATGCTTTAATGGTCCCTCAGAAAGATGTGTTAATTTTTCATAAAAAAAAGACATCAAATAAATTTTCAAGGAGAAGCATATTAATATAACTGATGAATATATAAGTGTAATAATACTAGTGTCACTTTTTCTGATGGAAGTGAGTTGGTTTTTCAAATTTAGATTACCTGGAAAGGTATAATTAATAAGCCACAGAAGAGGGCTATATAATAAAGCTGTGCTTTTTAATGACCACCTGTAAATAAGCGAAGGAAAATATACTAAAAATAGTAAAAAAACGGTGTATATGAAATGTAAATTTGATGTTTCTTGGTAGAAATCAAAACTCGAAAATTTTAAATCACTCCACTCTCCTTGATAATCAATACTTTCTATGCCAGGAACTGGTTCTGGTGGGTGAGCAAAATCGATACAAAGAACTTGCTTCTTCCAATTCCTTGGAATTGATTTTATACAATCTAAAGGATTTAATACAATCTGCACAACAATAGAATAACATCTCGATATTAATACAATTAACGGAAGTAAAATAAGAGATAAAGGGGAAAGATACAATACCTGCCTTTCTGAAATGTCAAATTTCAAAAAAAAGTTTCTTAATTTTAAAGTCAATTTGTCTAATGTTAAAAGTCCTAGTTTAACAGAGTTATCTGTTCTCAACAACAACATCGGTGCAAATATTAATCCTAGTGCTACATGAATAAATACACCGTCAAGTATAAGAGCCAATGAAATAAAAAATAATATTATTGTCTCAATAATAGCAAGAATTGTAACCTGATTATCATTAAATGTTTTGGGAGAAGAATAAAGAATCTTAGTCTTTCGTTGAAATCCATACGCCTCAGCGTAATACCGAAATGGTCTCAAAAAAACTATTTCAAGCGACTTGCTCAACCCAGAATCTGGCTTAATCATGTTGTTTTCCCCCTCCTAACATACCGCCAATTAGTGATGTTTACTAAAAATATAAAATAAGATTCCCATAGTAATTAGGTTCGAATAGTGTCGCACAATAACCAACTGAACAAAAAAAGGGGCAAACCCAAAGGCCCGCCCCTTTCAATTACTCCACAGAGCAACCGAAGTCACTCAATTTTTACCCGCAAATCACCCCAAAACCTCAACCCGAATAGCACAAAGCTTATACTCCGGCGTACGAGAAAGCCGATCCAGCGCATCCAAGGTCAGGAAGTTAACCGGGGTCTCCTCATAATTATAGGTGGTGAAAATGGTGCCGGGCTGGCTCCGCTCGGTGATTTTCGCCTTAATATCCACCGTTCCCCGGCGGGAGGTGAGTTTCAGCATATCGCCCGACTTGATCCCCATCCGCTCGGCATCAACAGGATTAACTTCGGCCAGAGCCTCGGGTGCGATATCATCAATCTCCTCGGTTTTGCCGGTCATATTGCTGAAATTATAGCGGGCATAATGGCGGCCCGTGGTGAAGAGCATAGGGTACTCATCATCCACTGGCTCCTTGGGTGCCATGTAGACTTCCGGTACAAACAGCCCCTTACCGCGCGTAAAGGACTCGGTATGGAGAACCGGGGTGCCCGGATGCTCAGTATCAGGCACCGGCCATTGCAGACCGACATCCTCAATGCGGGCGTAGGAAAGACCCTTGTACTGCGGTAAAAGTTCGCAGACTTCATTAAAGACATCTTCCGGACCTGCTATACCCATGGAGTAACCCATCCGCTCAGACAGCTCGCTGATGATCTGCCAATCCGGCTTAGCAATTCCCGGAGGTTCAACCGCCTTACGTACTCGCTGTACCCGCCGTTCCGTGGAGGTGAAGGTGCCGTCTTTCTCGGCAAAACAGGCTGCTGGGAGAACCACGTCCGCTGCCTTGGCCGTGTCATTGAGAAAGAGATCCTGGACAACAAGGAACTCCAGATGATCAAGGGCCTTGTGGACATGCCCGATATTAGCATCAGCAATGGCCGGATCTTCACCAAACACGTAGAGGGCTCGGATTTCATCCTGGAGGATATTATCCCAGATCTCCGTGGCCGGCTTGCCGGGCTGCCGGGGTAATTTGACCTGCCAGCGTTCTTCGTAGCGGTCAAACAGCTGATCATTATCCAGCTTACCGTAACCGGGCATGGTGTTGAATAGAGCGCCCATGTCGCAGGCTCCCTGGACATTATTCTGTCCACGCAACGGATTGCACCCGCCGCCTTCAACCCCGACCTTGCCGCAAAGCATGGCCATATTGGCGATGGATTTGACTCGGTCCGTACCGGTGTGATAATGGGTGATGCCCATGCCGTGATAAATCGCATTGCGACCGGGAGCCGCATACATACGGGCGGCCTGCTCCAGTTGACTGATCGGGAGACCGGTGATTTCGGAAACCAGCTCCGGCGGATAGCCCTCCGCCATCTCTTGCATCTCCTCAAAATCTTCGGTGCGCTGGGCAACAAAATCCTTATCCCAGAGGTCTTCCTTCAGGATAATATGCATCAAGCCGTTGAGCAGAGCCACGTCCGTGCCCGGTTGAATCCGCAACCAGAGATCAGCCCGTTCTGCCAGCTTGGTCCTGCGCGGATCAACCACCACCAGTTTTGCATCCCCTTTATCCAAGGCCTGATGAATACGCAAGCCGATGGTGGGATGACTGGTGTCTGGATTGGACCCGATCATGAAAAAGAGATCTGTTTTGTTATTAACAACATCGGCGATTGAGTTGGTCATTGCGCCGGAACCGAATGTGATGGCCAGACTGGCCACCGTGGGAGCGTGTCAGAGCCGGGCACAGTGATCGATATTATTCGTCCCGATCACCGTGCGCATGAACTTCTGCATGAGGAAGTTTTCCTCGTTGGTTGCTCTGGCACAGGAAAATCCGGCAATGGAATCCGACCCGTGCTCCTTTTTGACCTTGGTCAGCCGCTCCGCAATAACATTATAGGCCTCGTCCCAGGAGGCTTCCACCAGCTTGCCGTCACGGCGAA is from Candidatus Electrothrix sp. GW3-4 and encodes:
- a CDS encoding type II toxin-antitoxin system VapC family toxin; the protein is MNYLLDTCVISELVKPRPNTAVTDWLARTPADRLFLSSLTIGELKRGITRLPESKKKSHLMMWLETLLADYGDRILPVDRAVAEAWGIMQARAEDSGQRMSIIDGYIAATASAYQMTVVTRNEGDFSPSHQAILNPWKML
- a CDS encoding type II toxin-antitoxin system VapC family toxin, which gives rise to MIAVLDASAAVEVVLQRPMAGQLSRYLSEADWVVAPTLFVSEVTNVFWKYQRLTDLSLQDCERGLEQAIALPDDFIDEHDFFREAFKLSCTLVGHSVYDIMYLIAARRNNAVLLTLDKKLIRTAKECTIEVAEL
- a CDS encoding type II toxin-antitoxin system RelE/ParE family toxin, with protein sequence MIRSFKNSATEKIFKRSHSKKIPNDIQRSAFRKLRMINRSQHINDLRIPPANHLEKLKGERAGQYSIRINDQWRICFTWKNEDAFDVEIVDYHRG
- a CDS encoding PIN domain-containing protein, whose amino-acid sequence is MILTDTGPLIALLDKRDNHHRRCVDTVKTLPAEPMLTTWPCFTEAMHLLGAVGGYRYQAVLWKLVEEMKLELHEPTLSETKTMHKLMKRYQDTPMDLADSSLVALAEYAKIKHIFTIDSDFYIYRLSDGSMLEVIPHQ
- a CDS encoding type II toxin-antitoxin system Phd/YefM family antitoxin, which produces MIRRTTWALQDAKNKFSRVVNEALTHGPQYVKRRGVDTVVVLSVRDYEKLTSQKPSFTDFLLSIPKIDNYTDPFERQHEYPRELDL
- a CDS encoding HigA family addiction module antitoxin; translated protein: MMGTKKIAPLHPGEVLQEEFLKPLGLSQNKLALALHVPARRINEIVLGRRGVSADTALRLARYFDMSPQFWLGLQMDFELDMAEDASEERIKREIRPMAGSGFRTPAPT
- the fdhF gene encoding formate dehydrogenase subunit alpha — protein: MGIAAPSAESRFNFSRGKSFDAVDTRVLERFDRRDRTPMPDRHPEVAVLDNKEVRLGFDEAAARQEADRCLECGCMAYDDCDFKQLCIDNNINLNKTGMATEPVYSLDSSHPMLNVDLNKCVYCRRCVNACAYDALELKASVDEQGRATGISLRFNENCVNCGQCADNCSTGTICKKDVLSPILYEETRKVRTTCPYCGAGCQMQLKVKGDTIMEATSESHLAPNYGALCVKGRFAFNFAQDKKRLTTPLVRRDGKLVEASWDEAYNVIAERLTKVKKEHGSDSIAGFSCARATNEENFLMQKFMRTVIGTNNIDHCARLUHAPTVASLAITFGSGAMTNSIADVVNNKTDLFFMIGSNPDTSHPTIGLRIHQALDKGDAKLVVVDPRRTKLAERADLWLRIQPGTDVALLNGLMHIILKEDLWDKDFVAQRTEDFEEMQEMAEGYPPELVSEITGLPISQLEQAARMYAAPGRNAIYHGMGITHYHTGTDRVKSIANMAMLCGKVGVEGGGCNPLRGQNNVQGACDMGALFNTMPGYGKLDNDQLFDRYEERWQVKLPRQPGKPATEIWDNILQDEIRALYVFGEDPAIADANIGHVHKALDHLEFLVVQDLFLNDTAKAADVVLPAACFAEKDGTFTSTERRVQRVRKAVEPPGIAKPDWQIISELSERMGYSMGIAGPEDVFNEVCELLPQYKGLSYARIEDVGLQWPVPDTEHPGTPVLHTESFTRGKGLFVPEVYMAPKEPVDDEYPMLFTTGRHYARYNFSNMTGKTEEIDDIAPEALAEVNPVDAERMGIKSGDMLKLTSRRGTVDIKAKITERSQPGTIFTTYNYEETPVNFLTLDALDRLSRTPEYKLCAIRVEVLG